The segment CCTCCCCCTCCTTTGTTCCCTGTCCCACTCCTTTTTTGTGTCCCTTCGGGGCACACACTATTTCCGCCCTCAATACTCCTCCAGCTCAACGCTGCCAGGAGGGATAGAAGCTACTTCCGATTAGTTTGTCGCAACTTCCGCCCTCACCACTACTGCCTTCGTCCACTAAGAGTGACGTCATCCCCACCGTTTCTAGTTTCTTATTTCCGCCCTCTTTCCCAACAATGTTTTTCAAAGCGAGTGAAGCCACTTCCGGACAGTTTCTTCGCCTTCCTGGGAATCTCTTCCGGTTGACTCCTGAGCGCTGCCCTGGATGTAGCCCCAGCGATAGCGTTCCTTttcccccgccccctcctcccctctcctcctctcccctccccggAGCCCCAGGTGAGGGCGCGCACGCGGAGTGAGCCCCGAATCCCGCGGGGTTCCACCGACTCCTTGCTCATTTACATattcagaggagaaaggaggggcgGGGGCGCTTGTAAGGGATGGACCGGGAGTTGAGGCGGGTTTAGGGTAGGGGTGTATGGAGGGCCGGGTCTCCCTACAATGGGCCCCGAGCCCTGGAAGGGCCCACGAGGTCGGGAGTGGGGTGGCGGGGTCTAGAGTGCGCGACCAAGGGGAATCCCCGGTCCGCGACCGCCGCCTGGTCACCCCAAGTGTAAGGGGGCTCGAAAATTGAAGCCATCCATCCTCTGGGAAAGGATGAAGGCCCCAGATGCGAGCCATCATCCTTGACAGCCCGTGggcatcccctcccctccctcccccatccaccCCCAAGTGGACCCGCCCCCCCTCCTCCCCCGCATCCAGGGCCGTGGGAGCCTCCAGAAAACTCAGATGCAAGCTCTTCCCCGCTTCCTCAACCCCCTCCTTGTTGCCCACGGGGATAGAAACACCCAGGGTCCGAGGACGTAGCATACCCTTAGCCCTAGGAAGTGAATTCTGACCCTCCAGCCCCCCTAAGTACATCACCCTGTTTTAGGGCTTCCTGACCCTGGGGCTCCTCTTTGCTCAGCTCCTGGGAAGGACCCGATCCTGTCTTGCAAGTCCCACCATGCCTAAGCGGAGAGTGACCTTCCAGGATGTGGGAGTTGAAGAGGATGGAGAGGATCTCCCCAAAAAGAAGGTAGGGGCCAGGATGTTTGGGTTTCCAGGATGTGAAATGGAGATCTCCCCCAAAAGAAGGTGGGGCAGGGTCAGAATGGCTGAGTTCCCAGGTGAGTGGGGTTGGAAGGGACTGAACCATGTTGGACTTCTTAGCATTTGGGTCTGCTGCATCTAACCCTATTTCTGCCTGTAGCTGGTGGATCCTGTGACAGGAGCAGGGGGCCCTGGGAGCCGATTCAAAGGCAAACATTCCTTGGATagtgatgaagaagatgatgatgaggatggttCTAGCAAGTATGTCATCCTAGCCTCAGAAGACGTGGAAGGTGAGGCCATGGGCCCTAAGGGGCTTCTACTCCTCTCCCCTCATCCTCCTTAACTcttgatttcttgaaatttgaAGACAGATTCTTCCCAGAGAATATTTTCAATAAACATATTTAATCTGTGCCTAGTATTGTGCCAAAATATGGTGGAGAGAAGATATTAAGTTTAGGTCAAGAACAGCTTCAACTTTCACAGCCTGGGAGTAGTACCCTACATAATACATGCTATTAATATGTACATTAAAGAGATGTAAAATGGTGGTACGTGAGATTCAAATGGAGAGGCCGTTACAGACTAGAGTATCATAGAAAGCTTCGTGGAGAAAATGTTGTTTGAGTTGGAATTTAAAGAGTGGCCAGGAATTCAGTAGGCCAAGAGGGAAGCATAGAGTCCCTCAATGAAGGCTCAGAGAGCAGAGTAAGTTGGCTGAGGCATAGATTTCATGGAAACAAGTGATATAAGCCAAGTCAGAGAAGACAGGGCAATGCCAGACTGGAGAACCCTGAATGCTATTAGGCAAAGGAATTTGGACTTTGCCCAGTAGTCagtcagaagaaaataaagatttttgagcagacaAGTGAGAAGGTAATGGAATTTAGGTGTTGCTTCCCATTTTCTTACACAATTCTGGGTATCCATTCATCCAGGTCAGGAGGCGGCCACACTCCCAAGTGAGGGTGGTGTGCGTATCACACCCTTCAACCTGCAGGAGGAGATGGAAGAGGGCCACTTTGATTCAGATGGCAACTACTTTCTGCACCGGGATGCCCAGATTCGGGACAGCTGGCTGGACAACATTGACTGGGTTAGGGCCCCTAGGCCAGGAGACTTGGGTCCTGGGGGGAAGTGATatatttcatttgtgaaatgggttAGAGACCAAGACTGAGAGGTGGGGGTGCCCAGCTTGGGGGGCAGGGACAAGGGAGCAGTAAATCTGGTTCATAGGACGGATAAGGCCAAAAGGTTTAAGAAAATAACCTGTCCTATCTCATCTCAGGTGAAGATCCGAGAGCGCCCTCCAGGCCAGCGCCCTGCCTCAGATTCAGAGGATGATAGCCCTGGCCAGACTCCACTGGGCCCTCAGGCCCTTCTAGAGGGACTCTTGGAGATGTTGTTGCCAGGGGAGACAGTTGCTGGGGCACTGAGGCGTCTGGGTGCCCGGAAGGGTGGTGAAGGACCCCAGCGACCAAATTCCCCACAACGATTAGACCGGCTCTCTGGATTGGCTGACCAGATGGTTGCCCGGGGCAACCATGGAGTGTACCAGGAGACCAGGGAACGGCTTGCTGTGAGGCTGAAAGCATTGGGGGTCCGCACTCCAGGGCTGCCAGAAGCTGCACCTCGTCCTGTCCTGGACATGTTTGCTGAAgaagttggggagggggagctgGAGACCCCAACCCCAGCCCAAGGAGGAGGTGAGGGTTGGAGGCTCGGGACTGTAGATTCCTTTTGGGGACATAGAGACTTGGAAGGATATAGATCCCGAAAAGATACTAGAAGGAGACTGGGAACCCATTTGGTGAGAATGCGGGGACCAGGTAGGGGTGTGAGGGGCAGAGCTGATTGGGGAAAGTCTGGGATCTATAGATGAATGGATGAGATTTGAGTATATTATGAGGGGGTGAAGTGTGATGGGATTataagaggagacagagacaggtgGAGTGGTGAGAACGGGGCAATGTACCTGAGAAGGCCGTGTCTGGTTGTCCTAGAAGCAGCTGCCATGGGAGATGGCTTGGCTGATGTGATGTGggaatataaatgggaaaacacAAGTGATGCAGAACTCTATGGGCCCTTCACCAGTGCCCAGATGCAGGTAAGGATTCCCATTCTCCCTACCCTACCTACCTTTCTGCTTAATTTCCCTTCCTTGGACTAGATGTATTATCAGCAACACCCCCACacacctttctccttccctttcctcccaggCCTGGGCAGATGAAGGCTATTTCCCAGATGGTGTTTATTGCCGGAAGTTGGATCCCCCTGAAGGCCAGTTCTACAACTCCAAACGTATAGATTTTGGTCTCTATTTCTGaacctgtttttattttttgggtaGGGGAAGAGGGCTACAGCAGGCACCTTCAGACTGCGCTTTCAGGAAGAGGCCCTGGGCTAGTCTGGGACTTGTATGGACCttgattggggtggggaggaatggtACCAGTCttggggggttgggggtggggtgccATTTCCTGTCTCAATAAAAATCTCTAGTTGTGTAAAAGGGTTGTCCAatgtgagggaaagggagagggcatAGTTGCACAAAGAGCCTGATTTCCCTTTGTTCTCCACCTAGAAAGGTTCTGCTGTCTCAGGCTGGTCAGAATGGGCCTCTGTTCCTAAATCACAATATCCTGGTCTGTGCCAGGCTTCCCCTGtcctctttctcctcacttctccACTCCCCTAGATCAGGCCTCACATGAAATGGATGGAAGGGTCCTTACAAGGGCTGGTCATCCAGAAAGATCCCTGTCCTCCCTGGAGTTCTCTCCTGACTTTGCTACTGAACAGTGTGTGACTGTGAGCATGTACAtatgaattcttcctttctggGCCTGTGTCCATGTCTGTGAACCTGGGTCTAGTACCATTTGAAGGATCCCATGAGGGAGGCCTGAGCTTGAGTCAGgatacctgggtttgaatctcaaaACGGCCTGACTACAGACCAGAAACTAATTCTAGTttcttccctgagcctcagtcttcTTATCATACAGTGGGGATAAtcatactacctacctcacagggttgttgtggggaatgcactttgtaaaccttaaagtgcttgtGACTTACTGTAACACTTTAAGATGCTTTGTCAAGGGAATTGCTTtggttttttcattcttcttacctTAATTTGGGTCAGATATGGAAGATTAGGGCAAGTGGAGGGGgaggatggagagggaagaaCTGTATAACAttgagtgttgtatttgaaagAGGCCTCATTGACCTACTCCCTTTTATAGATTGGATAAAAGGGCCCAGAGCAaagaagggatttgcccaaggttgttACTCTTATAAGTCCCTGGAAGTGTTGTACCTGATGCTACCAGTTGGTTTCcttcattctcctccttccttaGTCAGAAAATGGTGAAATAATGTCAAGGTTCTCTTTTGAGTCCAGGGACCTCCTGTTTTCTGGAGATGGGTGCATGCAAACTCCTGCCTCCCTGCTCCCTTCATGAGCCCTCACTTACTTCCAGGGTCAGCTAGCCCATCAAGTAGTGATTGGCTATGCACTCGTTAAGTGAAGCAGTCTTTGCTTTAAGGAATTTCTGTTCTGGGTGATACACCATCACACAGATAAATACAATGGCTGTACATTGTAAT is part of the Notamacropus eugenii isolate mMacEug1 chromosome 3, mMacEug1.pri_v2, whole genome shotgun sequence genome and harbors:
- the CD2BP2 gene encoding CD2 antigen cytoplasmic tail-binding protein 2 isoform X1 produces the protein MPKRRVTFQDVGVEEDGEDLPKKKLVDPVTGAGGPGSRFKGKHSLDSDEEDDDEDGSSKYVILASEDVEGQEAATLPSEGGVRITPFNLQEEMEEGHFDSDGNYFLHRDAQIRDSWLDNIDWVKIRERPPGQRPASDSEDDSPGQTPLGPQALLEGLLEMLLPGETVAGALRRLGARKGGEGPQRPNSPQRLDRLSGLADQMVARGNHGVYQETRERLAVRLKALGVRTPGLPEAAPRPVLDMFAEEVGEGELETPTPAQGGEAAAMGDGLADVMWEYKWENTSDAELYGPFTSAQMQAWADEGYFPDGVYCRKLDPPEGQFYNSKRIDFGLYF
- the CD2BP2 gene encoding CD2 antigen cytoplasmic tail-binding protein 2 isoform X2, with protein sequence MPKRRVTFQDVGVEEDGEDLPKKKLVDPVTGAGGPGSRFKGKHSLDSDEEDDDEDGSSKYVILASEDVEGQEAATLPSEGGVRITPFNLQEEMEEGHFDSDGNYFLHRDAQIRDSWLDNIDWVKIRERPPGQRPASDSEDDSPGQTPLGPQALLEGLLEMLLPGETVAGALRRLGARKGGEGPQRPNSPQRLDRLSGLADQMVARGNHGVYQETRERLAVRLKALGVRTPGLPEAAPRPVLDMFAEEVGEGELETPTPAQGGAAAMGDGLADVMWEYKWENTSDAELYGPFTSAQMQAWADEGYFPDGVYCRKLDPPEGQFYNSKRIDFGLYF
- the CD2BP2 gene encoding CD2 antigen cytoplasmic tail-binding protein 2 isoform X3 — its product is MPKRRVTFQDVGVEEDGEDLPKKKLVDPVTGAGGPGSRFKGKHSLDSDEEDDDEDGSSKYVILASEDVEGQEAATLPSEGGVRITPFNLQEEMEEGHFDSDGNYFLHRDAQIRDSWLDNIDWVKIRERPPGQRPASDSEDDSPGQTPLGPQALLEGLLEMLLPGETVAGALRRLGARKGGEGPQRPNSPQRLDRLSGLADQMVARGNHGVYQETRERLAVRLKALGVRTPGLPEAAPRPVLDMFAEEVGEGELETPTPAQGGAAMGDGLADVMWEYKWENTSDAELYGPFTSAQMQAWADEGYFPDGVYCRKLDPPEGQFYNSKRIDFGLYF